A DNA window from Loxodonta africana isolate mLoxAfr1 chromosome 7, mLoxAfr1.hap2, whole genome shotgun sequence contains the following coding sequences:
- the BTG4 gene encoding protein BTG4, translating into MRDEIATTVFFITRLVKKHDKLSKQQIEDFAEKLMTILLETYRSHWHSDCPSKGQAFRCIRINNHQNKDPILERACAESNVDFSHLGLPKEMTIWVDPFEVCCRYGEKNHPFTIASFKSRWERWELSQGVRLAVSRASSDDSSGASSDEESRSKEPRTIPKVSNPNSTYQVENSRRPFQSWFQIPCKKNMTDGHVSLLGNAYYASLKSYRTAAMSVGHRVDRYHWVNKQR; encoded by the exons ATGAGAGATGAAATCGCAACAACAGTTTTCTTTATCACAAGACTGGTGAAAAAACATGATAAATTGAGTAAACAGCAAATAGAAGACTTTGCAGAAAAACTGATGACAATCTTGTTGGAAACATACAGAAGTCACTGGCACTCTGATTGCCCTTCTAAAGGGCAAGCCTTCAG GTGTATCAGGATAAACAATCATCAGAATAAAGATCCCATACTAGAAAGGGCTTGTGCTGAAAGTAATGTGGATTTTTCTCACCTGGGTCTTCCAAAGGAGATGACTATATGGGTAGATCCCTTTGAAGTGTGCTGTAG GTATGGTGAGAAAAACCACCCATTTACAATTGCTTCTTTTAAAAGCAGATGGGAGAGATGGGAACTCTCTCAAGGAGTCAGGCTTGCTGTCAGTAGAGCCTCATCAGACGACTCCTCCGGCGCTTCCTCCGATGAAGAAAGTCGTAGCAAAGAACCTCGGACGATCCCTAAGGTCAGCAACCCGAACAGTACTTATCAG gttgaAAACTCGAGACGGCCCTTTCAATCTTGGTTCCAAATCCCCTGCAAAAAGAATATGACTGATGGCCATGTCAGCCTCCTAGGAAATGCTTACTATGCATCGCTTAAGAGTTATAGGACTGCTGCTATGTCAGTAGGACACCGGGTGGACAGGTACCATTGGGTCAACAAACAGAGATAA